The Bubalus bubalis isolate 160015118507 breed Murrah chromosome 16, NDDB_SH_1, whole genome shotgun sequence genome window below encodes:
- the LOC112579646 gene encoding olfactory receptor 8J3-like, which yields MANGNFTRVTEFILIGVSERPDLQIPLFFVFLVIYGLTITGNLSIITLTSVDSELQTPMYFFLRHLAINNLGNSTVIAPKMLINFLVKKHTTSFYECAIQLGGFLVFIVAEIFILAVMAYDRYVAICNPLLYMVVVSRQVCFLLVSLTYLYSFSTSIVTSFSVFSMAYCSFNVINHFYCDIVPLLALSCSDTSFPETVVFISASTNLMFSITVVVAPYFNIIVSILRIRSSEGRKRAFSTCASHMTAVSVFYGTLLFMYLQPRNNHSLETDKMASVFYTLVIPMLNPLIYSLRNKDVKAALKRFLTNPCC from the coding sequence ATGGCTAATGGAAATTTCACCCGAGTCACTGAGTTTATTCTCATAGGAGTCTCAGAACGTCCAGACCTCCAGATCCCACTCTTCTTTGTCTTCCTGGTCATCTATGGACTGACCATAACAGGGAATCTAAGCATCATCACCCTCACCAGTGTGGACTCTGAGCTTCAGAcccccatgtatttcttcctcaGGCACTTGGCCATCAACAATCTTGGCAATTCAACTGTCATTGCCCCTAAAATGCTGATCAACTTCTTAGTAAAGAAACACACCACCTCCTTCTATGAATGTGCCATTCAGCTAGGCGGGTTCTTGGTTTTCATTGTagctgaaattttcattttagctgtgatggcctatgaccgctatgtggccatttgTAACCCCCTGCTCTACATGGTGGTGGTGTCTCGACAGGTTTGCTTTCTGCTAGTTTCCCTCACATACCTCTATAGCTTTTCCACATCGATTGTGacttccttttctgtattttcaatgGCTTATTGCTCTTTCAATGTAATCAATCATTTTTACTGTGATATTGTCCCTCTCTTAGCATTGTCCTGCTCTGATACTTCCTTTCCAGAAACAGTAGTCTTCATATCTGCATCTACAAACTTGATGTTTTCCATAACTGTAGTTGTAGCACCTTATTTCAACATCATTGTGTCCATTCTAAGGATACGCTCAtcggaaggaaggaaaagagcctTCTCCACATGCGCTTCACATATGACAGCAGTGTCCGTCttctatggaactctgctttTCATGTATTTGCAGCCTCGAAATAACCATTCATTAGAAACTGATAAAATGGCTTCAGTGTTTTATACACTGGTGAttcccatgctgaaccccttgatctacagcctgaggaacaagGACGTGAAGGCTGCCTTGAAGAGATTTCTGACAAATCCGTGCTGTTGA